The DNA segment gcacgcattgtcctgctgcagtgaaactttccagtaaactttcgcagttgtctgtagcactttcccacctgtctcgcctcacactgttccatctattgcttcaccatactgtaatatgcaccctcaactgacacaaaattctgcccttctgaAGTACTTACTGCTACTTCGAACTCGTCACATTGAGGCCGCCAGCCGTACCCAGCCGTACCCAGCCAGCCCAATGTAGTATAACTGCATGGACTCGCAGCTCCTTTCATGGATTTATTCTGGTGTAATGgcaccacagaagcaaacgaagacaaagacatgcagggcacaagcgcctatcctcaactctggctttaataacaaaacagacatgacatacaacacgtagtgacatgaagtgacgtcattctttcaaaaacaaattcttcgttcaatgtaactgagaatgactgatgcatttgtcCTATTTGTGCTAATCTACCAAAGCTTAATTATCTTATTTACGTCTGctcataatttctggctacgagttttgaagaacacaggaacgaaccaatctattttgcagtgcatcacaATGTGCGGATGAGAGTTGTTGCACACAAACTTCATTAGTCTCAATCTCAAATTATTACAATGTGTGtctatgcaatgcaagcatgactggatgggaatggcagactgtacataacctccattgcacagtgcaccgcctgcAAATTGTGCTGCGCGCAAAAAACAAAttgatttgttttcctggcttcagtctttttttctcatcagagcaaatctctccacatgtttcatacagaaaaaaataatttgcccATAGGAACCAGCTACAAAATTACCCATGAAAATTACAAATGCATATGAAACAACTGCAACCACTTTTTTACTTCATCatctcattcattatattccatattcatgcctaatttagttgcacaaatcattgttttctcaggcccttgctaggagagttttgtgctgtaacaaaaggcagaagccaaaaaaaggaaaaggttggcTGTGGCTTGATGCACAATATGCATCTAGTGAGCTAGGCCGCAAGCGTTGTGTAGTCTGCTGCCATCATAAGGCCGTGCCTACATCGGACAGATGAGATGCTCTATTAATACAAAATGAGGGAGTTTGAGGGAGTATGAGTCATCTGTGTGAAACAACCCTCCCTCACACAATGTTAGATACtgcaaagaatgtgactgcagtcctgtgttccacaaaacttgcgttgtagccaggtattacgacctgacaacatgaaaggtaattgtggcttgcaacatttaaaaaggacaaatgtatcactgatccattagttgcactgcataaagaatttcttttaacaAGTGGATAAAAATTTAATAAAAGGTGGAGACACATCATGTCTccaccttttattaaatattgcctgcttcattattttaaagcttgaagtgagatccggtgcttgtgtcatttgtgtacatatctttcttcgtttactttttgtggtgtcattacaccagaatttgcacaaccaatggccacacactgcttttgtcacgttatagtggtgcttgcaaagcctcgcaaacagcagcctatttggtccaaacatgcttttgtacatatgcttttcaaaaagaaagctgccaagaaggtaacaagaatcaagagcattaagttagatccactgcaatgctttgcttttttgcctttattccttacacctaagtggataagccagagtgaatgttacagaaatgccccaaataagttgttgaaattatgcgaaaatgttaacgtaactaagcgtagatttatgtgcaataatagacaccagtctcagtttctttccttttcatacaaacatagtatatcttattcctttggcatgaagaaaagcatGTGTAGAGCAGACAAGTCTATATTTGAATGAGCCTTCACGATTAAGCACCACTATAATGTGACAAATTAGGGTACATACACTGTAAACAGTGCAGATGACGGCCCGAATTTCACAAGTGCAACATGTTAGCGAAAGCAGTAACCATTAACCCAGAAACTAACCAAATCCCACAaaataacaacagcaaaaaaagacgaatgcgtcagtacagcacctgttttttgaagttacaggaaagtggcatgcttgttaacaaacctacaaccatggcacatttgtatgtgaccacaccctgcctctttatgtgctttcgtgcctttgacaaggcgttactggatatttatttgcttgtctgttgcaaaaacatatcaattatcagtcagtgcacagtgcaccatgccatttatctatgtggactcactttgtgtccttagcactgctcttacctgttcagaactaagaatcgcaaaatgacttgttctacttaaatctacatgcctgaacatgtgggttctgcagttgaaatagggtaattataagtaaaacgaatgacatgttctgatgaactttgttttcataatctaattgtttatttgggcacataaccagtcagatcatactaaaacaagaaaacaaattcaacacactggtttatactggttggtgctctattgactttagtacacacattgaacaaacgacaggcagtgagaaataattccaccttttcgtcaaataagtacatttgcaaatggattgttttcccacgaaaagggccgcagtcagaaaaatcaaatctgaatgagaaaaaaaaaattttgaatttgagtctgcgaccaaagatatggtttcacggtgtgtcaacgataccttcgcataggtagtatgaagcaaacctagccttgcttttgcatccactctgtcctctttgatactgccacgcgcagtgggacgacaccatcatgaaaagtgctggcagtggaggcgaacgctttgtctgtctctcacttcaatgcatctccgaaactacagattatgcaacccccagtactaaacacgtgggaagactgtgcacataataccacgccatatcaacacgtccaccctttccacacgcagcagttcacctatagaacagggtgcgcaggctgcagatgtgctcagctgtactcacagccatgtgcagcgacggctgcgctagaaaagaagacACGCACGGACTGGGCTCCTCTGAGGGCCCCCTTAAAAGCTTTTCGGCGTTTTTGTTTCTGTAGTAGGctagtgcaaaaagtgaatttgcttcattcctattaagaaattttgtacacatggtagaaaaattatgaaagtagaaCATTTTATTACTCTTTACCCCTCTCAGATGGAATATTgtacaaatgcataagcagccatttttgccttgtttcatACAAGATGTTTTTTCATgctgaaagaaaggcatttgtttaaaaaataagcttggttgcaatatgtaaagaaattctgtaatgtcacaagggttgctgaaatgaaaatatatttgtgatttccttgcaactgaaacactcaaaatgaaaacgaccttttaaacagaccaaaaaagaagccactgcacatgcacccatactaagccagggactgtatcaagctgatatgagaagactttcaagaaagaatctttcccggtttggtaaaatatttgaaacaatggttaacacctggcccacgccttaaatctagaaggaataaagttcttaagttactctgtgttctttcttgaatccaacaaatgtgcctagaaaaatgggccaagtctacacgtgtggcaaggtgtgaacaagaaactcgctttagctggctgcagtgctccctgcgatgaatactcaggcagaaaattgttaccccaaatatgactgtgcccccaagaaaaccaaatctggtagactacatcaatgcatatggaaaaatctttagtccatgcttgctggcaccctgtgtctgtattggcctctaggagaattgtggcccccacgtgctggaatctttctgtggcatagaaaacaacattgtgataccagctgtgaagtgttaatcagtttaatcagcagtttaattacagttaattccaagtgtttacatgttttaggcattgcttgtgggcatcttggctacaaaacaacctagaccttacatcccagtctggtgtgtagcgtaacaaaggcttttattggagcaacttgatgcttttatattggttattcagttggcatgatctttcacaaaagagttataggcaattttgctgcaataacagtacTGTTTTTATAGAATTCGTCATGGGGAGTGCGGCTTGCCCCTTTTGCCAGAGTTTTTGCtgaacgacgatttattatcggtctgttatatgtggaacttgaacagcttatatttttgtctcctcaatccacacttctgctgcacttctgccagcatctctacacagggtgttttgactgatgccataccaagtgagcacactacaagccttgtgtgcatcgttttcatgactctttcgatgaccaaatttcattttcagtgactttatcaacTAAGTATCCAGCGGCAGCTTGAACATGGGTAGTCATGAGAATTTGCACCAGGCTTGGTCGAATATGTCCAGCGCTACAGCACTGAGTagtgaaccatgctgtaagagttggAAACTAAATTGCTACCTTGTGATTGAAACTTTTCAaccttacaatcaaggcttcaattaCCCAGCCAGCGGgctgcagcaaaggtgtgaactataattatctgatgtcacattctatgtcatagcgatagcagctgatccctgcagtggtggccctcaaggccaacaggcatccctttctgtgcacatgcTTGTGTAGGACTAAGCAGATGGTGCCAGTTTCTTCAGCATTAACACTATGTTGACGTTGTAtcgggaacacattttcttactcagtgcgATAGCCCTTGAACCTAGATAATTGCCACCAAGAGTCCTCATTCcgccaacctttcctttgccatgtcatttgcttctgccttgacgtcatggagcaacttcagctatatgaagcaatgatggtgtttgagtatattgagtatccacacagccttgcagttttccaacctgaacattgcttcattaaaagctgacatgatttggtctcagcagacagatcagagttaaaaatgaaccctcataaacttctttcaaagtcattctaaccttgtcaatattcctgtgccttttgatgtgttattcaacattgtccaaagcaagttggctcttaaaaatcaagatgactttgcgaggccagctactaggctaccactgtctcttcagccagcctgaagtgtctcgcagccatcaaagcaggagtgcaaaaaaatgacaaagaaaagcgtggcagacaaaatgttcatggaaatccatatgtttatggactgttacactgactgaaaaagatggtggcttcccaATAGTCTTGAAGTACGTAGTTGTGTCAGTCACGAACAAACAGCCAGTTGCCGTCCTGCAGAAGCACAGTGTACAGATGcttatggattaaaatttgttgtgtgtgcatgtggtgcagtgtaccacatatcattttcctgaggctgcagtacactgggaagactggttgctacttcaatagtaggcccttagagtattgcagccctttgttcacattttgctgtagattgtatcaaatgtgaatacaaactgttttgcaggacatGTCAGTTCAGTTCAAGCAATTAGACAGAGTAACCCAATAAATAGTTTAAGCCTCCAAAACGTCTTAATGCAGTCCCCAGTTTAGTACAGGTTTTCGCCTGATGTTTTGCCTTCTTCCAAGGTATAATGCTGTTGCTTGCTAGGTACTGGTGGTTTGACGAGAACACTTtcttgtgttgctataatgacaacttgtaaaaaagattttccttcctaacaaacgtttggatacAGTGCCTGTGAGCTCATCTTTTAAGCCGTTTTTCATTCAATCTGTGCATTTACATCGAACGTAAACTACAAAATATCACTACTGAGAATAAAATACACACCTGTGTAACAATTCTGCCAAGATCGTTGGAGTGGTCAGCCACAGGATGCAACGCAggtggaaaggcatcctgagttaaagcaaaataacaatcattgtaagatgcaggtaaaaaattttattctgtgaggcttttggcatgtatactaattaccacatttgtatgtaaaatagttttccataatagctgagcaaggttaacgtcttgccctgtgactgtcagccagtgctactcatggcaatggtggCAAATATGGCATGCCctttcaaatggaacttttgtgggttacatgaattcaaaagaacttacgttcacataatacatgacatctgtggttagaagcatgtgttgcatgcagcaccaatgccatgagtggcactgccgaacacttccagggccagccttagtacataaacaatgcaaatgtgcaacaaagtgaacaggtggatagctgctcctataactcaaagattgcatgcatcatgcagatctgaatgcagctcccataaggagcgagttgccctttggtgcacttcacctgtcttcctcttttgtcttcattgcatgctggtgccatatggtaataatgaacaaaaattaagcacttcagttcccattcttgtttACTACATGCTGTAAAGTAATCTAAATGCGCTTAAAACTCTTAAGGATGTACTTTGGCCATTTTGTGTTAGCAATATTTTTCGCTTGGCTTCACTACACCTTAATGTAGCgcaaattctagacaatgcttacaaaaaaacctactccacacaataacaccttcaattaagattacacagtctatggcttcgagatgtgtacatacatacttgatacatggttacaatgaaaatataagtgactgttctaatacacacacttagcatactgcataGCAGTCACCTGCTTCCAAAATGGtttttgttatcacacataggacagccacaactataaatttaattctggcagtgacttaagtcacggccagaactttcacagtgcaatcaataaaaattttcgaatttagagcagttagacataaacagggcaaatagatttaaagtgttaaataatgaacTGTTATGGAATCTGGCGCTAGAGAGCCATGCACCTGAAGCATAGGTACTGTTTATCATATAAGCACATTCTTatatttttgcttactttcccagggatcacatcaaacagtttgcttaagtgtaaattttgctagtattagcccttatcttttcacatttggcttactgcagctttatgcgcatgcaaatgggccactactaccttcagctgaaggccaaacaCTATGCTGTCCAACAAACATGCATTTTACAACACTGACAGTAGACTTAGAGAATGAGCAACTCTTATAAACAGTGCAGTTGTTTGGACACACATTGATATATATCTGTAAAACAATGATTTTtgctaaaatgataacttaatctaattggtactgagcataatgcatcatgcaagaaacttgcatttaccggacaccactatagacgctgcgacctctgcggcttctccacaatctggcataatgtactcaagttgcctgtaaaccctggaaggtgtctaagatactgtaagaagctcagcaaacatgagaaggacctaaaatgaaggacagagaagcaaagcaaatttttaaccattcctctctatgttgctatgaatgtgaaggtgctagcaaatgatgtatttgaactgtatctttagtcgtgcaatagtagagagcacatttttgcaataatttgtcatagagaagaatgacagaaaccaatctaattaatatttttctaaacttgcacgaagttttcgtcattatgctgatgcacacacctgcatacctctactgtgaagtcttgtttcagtttattttattgttacatagttatttacatcatacacttgtcctgaaatacatcactttgggctccttcagtattttttttttcttactcgaacacacatgcctatacagggcaagcactcaaatatatgcaaaactgccacaggactggccactcaaggtcgacatgattgtacagcacaaaagacgaggactgaaggaagaacacaacacaggcgctgtcacacacactcaaggcactttgcgagattctcaggcttctttcatgctcctaaaaacattatgcagcacatattgagccaaagaaagctgtactgggaaattttcacgttgctctacaattttataattgaaactttttatctaattataatatttgataagtttattaattaatcaaggctaattaggtaattaggcagaatgcagcaaatccaagtatttccaagagacaggaaacaacattacctaggttctctgcagctaggtggcatttgcatatttttttaagtttgctaaagttacatggcataacctgcatacgtcccatggaacaggtgtcacaccaatcactctaagtgatgccactaaactagccattgcacttaaaaacatacagggtaaaaaaagtaaactctaggtaagagcataccaaggcctctattgctgaaaagggaaactgatgggaggcgtctgatctccggctatgaagctgcttcatcctcacagctggcaatgaaacggccgCAACCACAGtcctgaaataaaagagaaatatttgacactacaatgatcacacagaacacgaaaaagctggtggcaagtttatcttggagaagacattaggttttgtatattggtcagcttattgttaaactgagcttgccaaaattttatatcttaatggctttgctctttacaaactaaaagctttgcccaactcatgcacttatgcactacttaagctatgagatgtttactgatcccttacaatgaatggcttctaagacaaattacttcacacaaaaggatgcataacttatgagtgttactgacattaaacaccaaggtagtacctctttcatggttatattgcgctcagttttacaaacacgatactaaggaaggacaggacgtggacggacgaagcgcaatccgtccacgtcctgtccttccttagtatcgtgtttgtaaaactgagcgcaatataaccatgaacgttcaccaactagcccccttcattgctttactaaatagtacctctttataatagataatggtggacttcaagcacatttttctcacagacACAGGTTGATCGGTCTGCCTTAATTTTTCACCCGCAGCAGAAATTTTGTTATTCATACTCGTGCAATATAGGATGACGCTGTGATGTGTGATATGATTTTGAGTTGATATGATATGATCTGATATGATCCTGATTTGGCACCTAGAATTCAAAACTGAATATCTGTACCCAATAcgcaatggcacagcagcaaagtaattaaacattaaacaagtccaggtatccagtgcacagcgccagctgttgaataacaacattgcacaagcatcgactatatagatatatcgtagtatggtgcacggcaggcgtagtggcggcctcagcaaagaacacagccatggagCGACGCGCCCGTTATGAGCCATCGCCAGCAATTCTATCGCGTAAATTGATATATCTCGTCACGGCACAGGCATCGTTTTCTGgccgccgaggtgccggcgccactgatactcacctgctccggccgtcgccgttcaagtgacggcgtatccagtaatctgaacccaagcaggacacctgttaccgccaagcagtacgctaacAATAAAGAGGTTCTTATACTCTGACCGGCAGCTCACGCGGCGTTGACCCGCAGTGCCGTTCGAAGCTCACCACACGCTTTTAATACCACAAACGCGCAGCCGACATTTCACGCCCGCAGATCAAAGTCGACGGGCGCAGGCTTACATGCTACGCGCCGCagtcgcgcactgcctgcacaatcagcgatgtgggcgcgaagagacacaaacgatagcacggagcgtactgacaaatctgcacaatgcgcgtttagtgagcgacctactgcacacaatcgcacgagctaggggattggcgccacgtacgcgccagctagcagataccgcgcacgaagaagcgccgccggttctcgctcaaatgatcgctgtacaaacactcacacacgcgcaacgcagtaaacccttaacgagccgccacatttttcaggccgcggttaggcggcgaagcttagctcacctcgcactgcacgtaactattatggtaGTGGCTTGCGCTTCGGGGAACATGTCGAATGCTCACATCCACACAATTAAAGACGCGGCAAAGTCCGTCATCATGTAAAATACCCTTTTTAAAGTACACCCGCTTGACTCTAAGCACTCAAGTCGCCTCGATtacgacaaagctcgaagaaacacagtgatcgtgcaaaatggttctggacggccacctgtcgcgacatgttgtactgagaccttcaataagtcatatcagcgcgtctcctcactttgaacacatgcacactcatataacgtgtaataatcgttcaaagtcacttaccgtggagtcttGGAGGTACAAAGCTGTGAGAAACAACAACcacggtagaagaatgcgccgtcgctgacaatggctgctcctttgcggctttcaacgcacgcgcgcgcgctccgaaggcttgtgctcctccgcgcgtagttccgacgttccgactttcggcgtcctgtgcagcgccaaggcgcggctactccgaacagaaaaacagcgccgacacacatcgcgcgggatatttcgaatctgactgcagaaataaACCTACTCAAGTTGTCGCTGCGGCTCACTGCCTTGTTGGTcacggctgagttattcttttctctatttggctcgtctcagatatgggtgtatttcaacactcccaCTTTCCCGTACGCCACCGTTATTCCTTAAAAAcccccattttacaaccgcaatgGCCCTTCAAATGAGGTCGGGGGTAtaataatggttctagcttattttacttcttctcgtgggagtactcattttaggctagggggaaaaaatggcatatcaactgttaaaacgcccatatgggctcatttgtgtttacagtgtaTAGTGCGGCGCAATGTAGTTCGGTCCTTCCGACTCTTCAATATATGCACTCGCTATATTAAATGTGTGTGCACCTCGTGAAGTTACGGTCCCCCAGCAAGAATAAGCTTGCTCCTGAGGTTCAGTCACAATTAATTTTAATTGCTACGACAAATCACATAAATCAGCAGCATCGGAGAGAGGTGTGCGAGCTGCCTGATTACCTGCTCACATATCTGTTCGAGAGTGGCCATTGCGATTGTTCTTATATGCACTCAtacttgacccgccgtggttgctcagtggctatggtgttgggctgctgagcacgaggtcgcgggatcgaatcccggccatggcggccgcatttcgatgggggcgaaatgcgaaaacacccgtgtgcttagatttaggtgcacgttaaagaaccccaggcggtcaaaatttccggagtcctccactacgacgtgcctcataatcagaaagtggttttggcacgtaaaaccccaaatattattattattgttatgcaCTCATACTTGGTCTCATTGCGCAGACAGCGCTGTCGAAAGAGCCAGTAATTACCTTCCGTAACAGGTGTGCTAACAACATGCTCGAGACGACGTTTCCGGTTATATGAAAAGGACCGAACTATACGTCAGCCTTGCAACTCGGGAATTAAAACAAACGAGTGTTCACGTCAAATTTTGGTTCCGTGCTGTTTAGAGAACTCGCCAGATGAAATGATGAAATGGAAATAAGTAATAATAAGCTGGCGAACGCACACGTCAGGCGGGTCCCGAAAGACTTCCCCCACTGATAAAGCCCGTTAAATTTGGCGGGTAAATGACCCAGTACGAGTCGCAACAGCCATGGTAAATACGCATAAGACCGCATATATATGAGGCGCGCAGCGATTTTGCTACGCACGTTAGAGCATTGTTTGATAAATAAAGTTTACTTCGCAGCGTACAAACTGATATACGTGAGCTCAATGCATGaagtgtttgtgtcttttttatatatttagaTACATTAACGACATGCAGCTGTAGTTGATTGTACGGGACAAAATCCTTTATATATTGTGACAAACTTGGGTAGAAATAATCGCGGCCGGAAGTCTTCTGGATTCACAAATTTAATACACCGCTGCAAGGCGTATAAAATGGTCTACACATAAATCATACCGttcgagatgatgatgatgatgacgacgatgatgatggaaaactttatttatccctcattaaagggaagggggcaaggGAATAGAGtgtgggggaggaactacttgaagtaggcctcctctatcctctcagcccactccatgaTGCCCTCCTGAAGGtcgggcctcgagctgcgcaaggcagcctcccgctgctcctcactagatattaattgcttgaggaaaggtggaagggggtgcttagggcacccccacatgatgtggtttaagtctgctttgggagagacgcaCAATTtgcaagagggagaaaggtaaatggagggatgaGCGCGGTGGAGGAGGTGTAAGGTATTTAGAA comes from the Dermacentor variabilis isolate Ectoservices chromosome 2, ASM5094787v1, whole genome shotgun sequence genome and includes:
- the LOC142572262 gene encoding uncharacterized protein LOC142572262, yielding MCVGAVFLFGVAAPWRCTGRRKSERRNYARRSTSLRSARACVESRKGAAIVSDGAFFYRGCCFSQLCTSKTPRTVVAAVSLPAVRMKQLHSRRSDASHQFPFSAIEALDAFPPALHPVADHSNDLGRIVTQEEVRLAPSPV